One genomic segment of Aliarcobacter cibarius includes these proteins:
- a CDS encoding DNA-directed RNA polymerase subunit alpha — MKKFAETPFLPTEVEIEAISENEAKISAYPFEDGFAITLAHPLRRLLLSSSVGYAPIAVKIEGATHEFDSLRGMLEDVAIFVINLKNIKFKINGDKKQVVVEYTFNGPRDIKGEDLINSEVDVVSKDAHLATINSDCNLTFSVIIQKGIGYMPSEDIRDIVGPDYIPIDAFFTPVKKVVYDIEKMLVEDNPNFEKAVFRVLTNGQITPIAAFKEAVSVMYSQMSVFNKVFDLSEVTVSDSGEESVEIKELVQRIEELNLSARSFNSLDRAGLKYLGELVLMSEVEVKNIKNLGKKSYDEIAEKLESLGYPVENTLPENVASVLRRKLEQLKA; from the coding sequence ATGAAAAAATTTGCAGAAACTCCATTTTTACCAACTGAAGTTGAGATAGAAGCTATCAGCGAAAATGAGGCTAAAATATCAGCATACCCATTTGAAGATGGTTTTGCAATTACTTTGGCACACCCTTTAAGAAGACTTCTTTTAAGTTCATCTGTTGGATATGCTCCAATTGCTGTAAAAATAGAGGGTGCTACTCATGAGTTTGACTCATTAAGGGGTATGTTAGAAGATGTAGCTATTTTTGTTATTAATTTAAAAAACATTAAGTTTAAAATTAATGGTGATAAAAAACAAGTTGTTGTTGAATATACATTCAATGGGCCAAGAGATATTAAGGGTGAAGATTTAATTAACTCTGAAGTAGATGTTGTTTCAAAAGATGCGCATTTAGCGACAATTAATAGCGATTGTAACTTAACATTCTCTGTTATTATTCAAAAAGGTATAGGTTATATGCCTTCTGAAGATATTAGAGATATTGTTGGGCCTGATTATATACCAATTGATGCATTCTTCACACCAGTTAAGAAGGTAGTTTACGATATTGAAAAAATGTTAGTTGAAGATAATCCTAACTTTGAAAAAGCTGTATTTAGAGTATTAACAAATGGACAAATTACACCAATAGCTGCATTTAAAGAAGCAGTTAGTGTTATGTATTCACAAATGTCAGTATTTAATAAGGTATTTGATTTATCTGAAGTAACTGTAAGCGATTCTGGTGAAGAGTCTGTTGAGATTAAAGAGTTAGTTCAAAGAATAGAAGAACTAAATTTGAGTGCTAGAAGTTTTAACTCTTTAGATAGAGCAGGACTTAAATACTTAGGTGAACTAGTACTTATGAGTGAAGTTGAAGTTAAAAATATCAAAAATCTTGGGAAAAAATCTTATGACGAAATAGCTGAAAAACTAGAGTCTTTAGGTTACCCAGTTGAAAATACACTTCCAGAGAATGTTGCTTCTGTATTAAGAAGAAAATTAGAGCAACTTAAAGCATAA
- the gatA gene encoding Asp-tRNA(Asn)/Glu-tRNA(Gln) amidotransferase subunit GatA yields the protein MTLKEALNLNSEDIQKLREDLKIKIKNSNIGAYIEQLENKDINSCGNGIPIAIKNNINVENWELTCSSNILKGYIAPFNATVIEKLKNAGLSPFGLTNMDEFAMGSSTESSCHGKTLNPVDTSRIPGGSSGGSAAAVAAGLAIAALGTDTGGSIRQPAAYCGCVGMKPTYGRVSRYGIAAYSSSLDQCGPITQNVEDAAILYDILAGYDEKDSTSANIEYTKVTPNLNSDKKFTIAVIDNFIDEASDEIKTAFNNTVKILEEQGHKIVHTNMIDSSKIISTYYIISAAEASANLARYDGVRYGYRATSSNLKDMYVDTKTQGFGYEVKKRIMVGSFVLSSGYYDAYYIKAQKVRSIIKSEFDKIFESADLILSPVAPTTAPKFGSYSTALEMYLADLYTISINLAGLPAISLPVAKDSLGLPIGLQLIANSFEEQTLFDGALSMEKAVKYTK from the coding sequence ATGACTCTAAAAGAAGCACTAAACTTAAATAGTGAAGATATACAAAAATTAAGAGAAGATTTAAAAATAAAGATTAAAAATAGCAATATTGGTGCTTATATTGAGCAGTTAGAGAACAAAGATATAAATAGTTGTGGAAATGGTATTCCAATAGCTATAAAAAATAATATTAATGTAGAAAATTGGGAACTTACTTGTTCTAGTAATATTTTAAAAGGTTATATAGCACCGTTTAATGCAACGGTTATTGAAAAATTGAAAAATGCTGGTTTAAGTCCATTTGGATTAACAAATATGGATGAATTTGCTATGGGAAGCTCGACTGAGTCTTCTTGCCATGGTAAAACACTAAATCCGGTTGATACTTCAAGAATTCCTGGTGGAAGTAGTGGAGGAAGTGCTGCCGCTGTTGCTGCAGGTCTTGCAATTGCTGCATTAGGAACAGATACAGGTGGAAGTATAAGACAACCTGCTGCATATTGTGGATGTGTTGGAATGAAACCAACTTATGGAAGAGTTTCTAGATATGGTATTGCAGCTTACTCCTCTTCACTTGATCAATGTGGACCAATTACACAAAATGTTGAAGATGCTGCTATTTTATATGATATTTTAGCTGGATATGATGAAAAAGATTCAACAAGTGCAAATATTGAATATACAAAAGTGACTCCAAATTTAAATAGTGATAAAAAATTTACAATAGCCGTTATTGACAATTTTATAGATGAAGCAAGTGATGAAATTAAAACAGCATTTAATAATACAGTTAAAATTTTAGAAGAACAAGGTCATAAAATTGTACATACAAATATGATTGATTCAAGTAAAATAATTTCAACATATTATATTATTTCAGCAGCAGAAGCTAGTGCAAATTTAGCTAGATATGATGGTGTAAGATATGGATATAGAGCAACAAGTAGTAATCTAAAAGATATGTATGTTGATACAAAAACTCAAGGATTTGGTTACGAAGTTAAAAAAAGAATCATGGTTGGATCTTTTGTATTAAGTTCAGGTTATTATGATGCTTATTATATAAAAGCTCAAAAAGTTAGATCAATTATCAAATCAGAATTTGATAAAATTTTTGAAAGTGCTGATTTAATTTTAAGTCCAGTTGCTCCAACAACAGCACCTAAATTCGGTTCATACTCAACAGCTTTAGAAATGTATCTAGCTGATTTATATACTATTTCAATAAATCTTGCAGGGTTGCCTGCTATTAGTTTACCAGTTGCGAAGGATAGCTTAGGACTTCCAATAGGACTTCAGTTGATTGCAAACTCTTTTGAAGAACAAACTTTATTTGATGGTGCTTTATCTATGGAAAAAGCTGTAAAATATACAAAATAA
- the rpsD gene encoding 30S ribosomal protein S4 codes for MARYRGPVEKIERRLEADLGLKGERRLSGKSALEKRPFAPGQHGQRRAKISEYGLQLREKQKVKFMYGVSEKQFSNYFKEAVRREGNTGSILISLIEQRLDNVIYRMGFATTRAFARQITTHGHVLVDGKKVDIPSYIVKAGQKIEIKEKSKNNPQIKRAIELTNQTGMVDWVNVDKDKVFGIFTRIPAREEIVIPVEERLIVELYSK; via the coding sequence ATGGCAAGATATAGAGGACCAGTAGAAAAAATCGAAAGAAGACTTGAAGCAGACCTTGGATTAAAAGGTGAGAGAAGACTTTCAGGTAAAAGTGCTTTAGAAAAAAGACCATTTGCTCCAGGACAACATGGACAAAGAAGAGCTAAAATTTCTGAGTATGGATTACAATTAAGAGAAAAACAAAAAGTTAAATTTATGTATGGTGTTTCAGAAAAACAATTCAGCAACTACTTTAAAGAAGCAGTAAGAAGAGAAGGAAACACTGGATCTATTCTTATTTCATTAATTGAACAAAGATTAGACAATGTTATTTATAGAATGGGATTTGCAACAACAAGAGCGTTTGCTAGACAAATAACAACTCATGGACATGTTTTAGTTGATGGTAAAAAAGTTGATATTCCTTCATACATAGTAAAAGCTGGACAAAAAATTGAGATTAAAGAAAAATCAAAAAATAATCCACAAATTAAAAGAGCAATTGAATTAACAAATCAAACTGGAATGGTTGATTGGGTTAATGTTGACAAAGATAAAGTATTTGGAATTTTCACAAGAATACCTGCTAGAGAAGAGATAGTTATTCCTGTTGAAGAGAGATTAATCGTAGAGTTATATTCTAAATAA
- a CDS encoding DHH family phosphoesterase, which translates to MSEKKYRLVTRSDMDGLVCGTLLKYLNIIDDISFVHPKDMQDGKITITQNDITTNLPYVSGVYLAFDHHFSETIRNEKYENHIIDPNAPSAAQVVYDYYGGDEVFPSFFKDMMYGANKADSADFTIDDILNPKGWALLSFLMDSRTGLGRFREFRISNYALMMDLIDHCVKLSIEEILELPDVKERIDLYNKYSKEFKEQLLRCTRIQKNLLIINYKDEEIIYPGNRFLVYALFPEQNISIHVVWGKDKQNVVFSTGKSIINKTSNTNVGELMLKYNGGGHTAAGGCQIDTQDFSRVLEELITKINQDG; encoded by the coding sequence ATGAGTGAAAAAAAGTATAGATTAGTTACTAGAAGTGATATGGATGGACTTGTATGTGGTACTTTGCTAAAATATTTGAATATCATTGATGACATTAGTTTTGTACATCCAAAAGATATGCAAGACGGAAAAATAACAATAACACAAAATGATATTACAACAAATCTTCCTTACGTAAGTGGAGTATATCTAGCTTTTGATCACCATTTTTCTGAAACTATCAGAAATGAGAAATATGAAAATCATATAATTGATCCAAATGCTCCAAGTGCAGCTCAAGTTGTTTATGATTATTATGGAGGGGATGAAGTTTTTCCTTCTTTTTTCAAAGATATGATGTATGGGGCAAATAAGGCTGATAGTGCTGATTTTACAATTGATGATATTTTAAATCCAAAAGGTTGGGCATTACTTAGTTTTTTAATGGACTCTAGAACAGGACTTGGAAGATTTAGAGAATTTAGAATTTCTAATTATGCTTTAATGATGGATTTAATTGATCATTGTGTAAAACTTAGCATAGAAGAAATTTTAGAGTTACCTGACGTAAAAGAGCGAATAGACTTATATAATAAGTATTCTAAAGAGTTTAAAGAACAACTTTTAAGATGCACTAGAATTCAAAAAAATCTTCTCATAATAAATTATAAAGATGAAGAGATTATATATCCTGGTAATAGATTTTTAGTTTATGCTTTATTTCCTGAACAAAATATATCTATTCATGTTGTTTGGGGAAAAGATAAACAAAATGTTGTATTTAGTACTGGAAAATCAATTATTAATAAAACATCAAATACAAATGTTGGTGAATTGATGCTTAAATATAATGGTGGTGGTCATACAGCTGCAGGTGGTTGTCAAATTGATACACAAGATTTTTCTAGAGTTTTGGAAGAGTTAATTACTAAAATAAATCAAGATGGATAA
- the leuB gene encoding 3-isopropylmalate dehydrogenase: MRNYNISIIKGDGIGPEIVDEAIKVLNAVAKKCDFTLSYKEYLMGGIAIDTTGVPLPDETVEGVLNSDACLFGAIGGEKWDTLPRELRPETGLLKFREKMGVYANLRPAIVYDELVNASTLKPEVIKGCDIMVVRELIGGIYFGQPRENDGFKAFNTMVYTKPEIVRIGKTAFELARKRSKRVCSVDKANVLEVSQLWRDTMNELSKDYPDVELSHMYVDNAAMQLVRNPKQFDVIVTGNIFGDILSDTASMVVGSIGLLPSASTGDKTAIYEPIHGSAPDIAGLGIANPIATILSAAMMLKYTLNEEKASDLIEQAIKDALKDGYRTKDLAAFDAKEVLNCVAMGDKIVEYINK, translated from the coding sequence ATGAGAAACTATAATATATCAATAATAAAAGGTGATGGGATAGGTCCTGAGATAGTTGATGAGGCAATAAAAGTACTTAATGCTGTTGCTAAAAAATGTGATTTTACACTTAGCTATAAAGAATATCTAATGGGTGGTATTGCTATTGATACAACAGGTGTTCCACTTCCAGATGAAACAGTTGAAGGTGTTTTAAACTCTGATGCATGTTTATTTGGAGCAATCGGTGGAGAGAAATGGGATACACTTCCAAGAGAATTAAGACCAGAAACTGGACTTTTAAAATTCAGAGAAAAAATGGGTGTTTACGCAAATTTAAGACCAGCTATTGTTTATGATGAATTAGTTAATGCTTCAACTTTAAAACCAGAAGTTATCAAAGGCTGTGATATTATGGTTGTAAGAGAACTTATTGGTGGTATTTACTTTGGACAGCCAAGAGAAAATGATGGATTTAAAGCATTTAATACAATGGTTTATACAAAACCAGAAATTGTAAGAATTGGTAAAACAGCTTTTGAACTTGCAAGAAAAAGAAGTAAAAGAGTTTGCTCTGTAGATAAAGCAAATGTTCTTGAAGTGTCTCAACTTTGGAGAGATACAATGAATGAATTATCTAAAGATTACCCTGATGTTGAATTAAGTCATATGTATGTAGATAATGCTGCTATGCAACTTGTAAGAAATCCAAAACAATTTGATGTTATTGTTACAGGAAATATCTTTGGTGATATTCTTTCTGATACAGCTTCAATGGTTGTTGGTTCAATTGGATTACTTCCTTCAGCTTCAACAGGTGATAAAACTGCAATATATGAACCAATACATGGATCAGCTCCTGATATTGCAGGACTAGGAATTGCAAATCCAATAGCAACTATTTTAAGTGCTGCTATGATGCTAAAATATACACTAAATGAAGAGAAAGCATCAGATTTAATAGAACAAGCAATAAAAGATGCATTAAAAGATGGATATAGAACAAAAGATTTAGCAGCATTTGATGCAAAAGAAGTATTAAATTGTGTTGCCATGGGTGATAAAATAGTTGAGTATATCAATAAATAA
- the rpsK gene encoding 30S ribosomal protein S11: MAKRKVTRKKIVRKNIADGIIHIAASFNNTLVTVTDNAGNVIAWSSAGNLGFKGSKKSTPFAAQAAVEDAMSKAMEHGIKNVGIKIQGPGSGRDTAVKSVGAINGVRVTWLKDVTPLPHNGCRPPKRRRV, translated from the coding sequence ATGGCAAAAAGAAAAGTTACTAGAAAAAAAATTGTAAGAAAAAATATTGCTGATGGAATCATCCATATTGCTGCAAGTTTTAACAATACGTTAGTTACAGTTACAGATAATGCAGGGAATGTTATTGCATGGTCAAGTGCTGGAAACTTAGGGTTTAAAGGTTCTAAAAAATCAACTCCATTTGCTGCACAAGCTGCTGTTGAAGATGCAATGTCAAAAGCAATGGAACATGGTATTAAGAATGTAGGAATTAAAATTCAAGGACCAGGTTCTGGAAGAGATACTGCTGTTAAATCAGTTGGTGCTATAAACGGAGTTAGAGTTACTTGGTTAAAAGATGTTACACCATTGCCACACAATGGTTGTAGACCTCCTAAAAGAAGAAGAGTGTAA
- the rpsM gene encoding 30S ribosomal protein S13, producing MARIAGVDLPNKKRMEYALTYIFGIGLHNSRLILDATGIDYNKRAFELTEDEAALIRKEIQENYMVEGDLRKKVAMDIKALMDLGSYRGLRHRKGLPCRGQKTKTNARTRKGKKKTIGAATK from the coding sequence ATGGCAAGAATCGCGGGTGTTGATTTACCAAATAAAAAAAGAATGGAGTATGCTTTAACATACATCTTTGGAATTGGATTACACAATTCAAGACTTATTTTAGATGCAACAGGTATTGATTATAATAAAAGAGCATTTGAATTAACTGAAGATGAGGCTGCTTTAATTAGAAAAGAGATCCAAGAAAACTATATGGTTGAAGGGGATTTAAGAAAAAAAGTTGCGATGGATATTAAAGCTTTAATGGATTTAGGTTCATATAGAGGGTTAAGACATAGAAAAGGTTTACCTTGTAGAGGGCAAAAGACTAAAACTAATGCTAGAACAAGAAAAGGTAAAAAGAAAACTATCGGTGCAGCGACTAAATAA
- the rplQ gene encoding 50S ribosomal protein L17, whose translation MRHKHGYRKLNRTSAHRKALLKNLAIAIIEREKIETTVPKAKELKRFIEKLVTSARNADLNTHRYVFAALQCKEATKKLINEIAPKYEGRNGGYTSIIKTRVRKGDATPMAFISFI comes from the coding sequence ATGAGACATAAGCACGGATATAGAAAGTTAAATAGAACTTCTGCTCATAGAAAAGCATTGTTAAAAAATTTAGCAATTGCTATTATTGAAAGAGAGAAAATCGAAACAACTGTTCCAAAAGCAAAAGAATTAAAAAGATTTATCGAAAAATTAGTAACATCTGCAAGAAATGCTGATTTAAATACACACAGATATGTATTTGCAGCTTTACAATGTAAAGAGGCTACTAAAAAATTAATAAATGAAATTGCACCAAAATACGAAGGTAGAAATGGTGGATATACTTCAATTATTAAAACTAGAGTTAGAAAAGGTGATGCTACTCCTATGGCATTTATCTCTTTTATCTAA
- the guaB gene encoding IMP dehydrogenase, protein MRIRKRALTFEDVLLVPAKSEVLPKSVCTKTKLTKNIEINIPFVSAAMDTVTEYQAAIAMARLGGIGIIHKNMDIESQVLQCQKVKKSESGMIIDPITIRPDQTLQDAEDIMATYKISGVPVVDENKILVGILTNRDMRFTKDYRFKVYEKMTKMPLVTAKEGTTLEQAAEIMHQNKIEKLPIVDNNNKLIGLITIKDINKKIEYPNACKDEFGRLRVGAAIGVNQLDRARALVAIGVDVLVLDSAHGHSKGILDTVKAIKAELDVQLIAGNVATAEATRDLIAAGADAVKVGIGPGSICTTRIVAGVGVPQMSAIDECSIEAKKSGVPIIADGGIKYSGDVAKALAVGASCVMMGSALAGTEESPGEVILFQGRKFKTYRGMGSIGAMTKGSTDRYFQEGTAADKLVPEGIEGRVAYRGTISDIIHQFVGGLRSSMGYLGAKDIITFQDTAEFVEITSAGLRESHVHDVTITNEAPNYHV, encoded by the coding sequence ATGAGAATAAGAAAAAGAGCTTTAACTTTTGAAGATGTATTACTTGTACCTGCAAAATCAGAGGTATTACCAAAATCAGTTTGTACAAAAACTAAACTTACAAAAAATATTGAAATAAATATTCCTTTTGTAAGTGCTGCAATGGATACTGTAACAGAATATCAAGCTGCAATTGCAATGGCAAGACTTGGTGGAATTGGTATAATTCATAAAAATATGGATATTGAATCTCAAGTTCTACAATGCCAAAAAGTAAAAAAATCAGAATCAGGTATGATAATTGATCCAATTACAATTAGACCAGATCAAACTTTACAGGATGCAGAAGATATTATGGCTACATATAAAATTTCTGGTGTTCCTGTTGTTGATGAAAACAAAATTTTAGTTGGTATTTTAACTAATAGAGATATGAGATTTACAAAAGATTATAGATTTAAAGTATATGAAAAAATGACAAAAATGCCTTTAGTAACTGCAAAAGAAGGAACAACTTTGGAGCAAGCTGCTGAAATTATGCATCAAAATAAAATAGAAAAACTTCCAATAGTTGATAATAATAACAAATTAATTGGTCTTATTACTATAAAAGATATAAATAAAAAAATTGAGTATCCAAATGCTTGTAAAGATGAATTTGGAAGATTAAGAGTAGGGGCTGCTATTGGAGTTAATCAATTAGATAGAGCTAGAGCTTTAGTTGCTATTGGTGTTGATGTTTTAGTATTAGATTCTGCACATGGTCATTCAAAAGGAATTTTAGATACAGTTAAAGCTATTAAAGCTGAGTTAGATGTTCAGTTAATTGCAGGAAATGTTGCAACAGCTGAAGCAACGAGAGACTTAATAGCTGCTGGTGCTGATGCAGTTAAAGTTGGAATTGGACCAGGAAGTATTTGTACAACTAGAATAGTTGCAGGAGTTGGAGTTCCTCAGATGAGTGCTATCGATGAATGTTCTATTGAAGCTAAAAAATCTGGAGTACCTATTATTGCTGATGGAGGTATTAAATATTCTGGTGATGTTGCAAAAGCTTTAGCAGTTGGTGCTAGCTGTGTAATGATGGGAAGTGCATTAGCTGGAACAGAAGAAAGTCCGGGTGAAGTTATACTATTCCAAGGAAGAAAATTCAAAACTTATAGAGGAATGGGAAGTATTGGAGCTATGACAAAAGGAAGTACAGATAGATATTTCCAAGAAGGAACAGCTGCTGATAAACTTGTACCTGAAGGAATTGAAGGAAGAGTTGCTTATAGAGGAACTATCTCAGATATTATTCATCAGTTTGTTGGTGGGTTAAGAAGTTCTATGGGGTATTTAGGAGCAAAAGATATAATTACTTTCCAAGATACAGCAGAGTTTGTTGAAATTACTAGTGCAGGATTAAGAGAATCTCATGTACATGATGTAACAATTACAAATGAAGCTCCAAACTATCACGTATAA
- a CDS encoding HIT family protein yields the protein MELFRNNLIKIEVEKSEIPWLKIFTIDNIKEFSQCNLETKNEIWKYLDIIEKEMISYFKPEKINIASFGNYVPHVHFHIMARFKEDSYFPEPMWGKKQRDANLDLPSFEKFYENIKKRF from the coding sequence ATGGAATTATTTAGAAATAATTTAATAAAAATCGAAGTTGAGAAAAGTGAAATTCCTTGGCTTAAAATATTTACTATAGATAATATAAAAGAATTTTCACAATGTAATCTTGAAACAAAAAATGAAATTTGGAAATATCTTGATATTATAGAAAAAGAGATGATTTCTTATTTTAAACCTGAAAAAATAAATATTGCTTCATTTGGGAATTACGTTCCTCATGTACACTTTCATATAATGGCAAGATTTAAAGAAGATAGTTATTTTCCAGAGCCTATGTGGGGTAAAAAACAAAGAGATGCAAATTTAGATCTGCCCTCTTTTGAAAAATTTTATGAAAATATAAAAAAGAGATTTTAA
- a CDS encoding IS256 family transposase, variant Zn-binding type — protein MCPKCLSKNTKKIGKRNEIQRYQCNNCGKKFQSKRRPEKLENSLFKEYVYHRQTLQDLATKYNKSIQWVHYKIKEYLPIAKVHNPRAVNLICDATFYGKRKDKLGTLVFMDSITHEILIWKHIQTERVDDYKYLLVELLNLGYTILSVTIYGKRGVNSVFKDYPVQMCHFHQKRIIQRYITLHPKLEASQELKKIMTRLKYSDENRFTKALDIWYIKYKSFLDEITIHPDSQKSSYTHKKLVAAYRSIRNNLPYLFTYKNYKKLNLSNTTNLIEGGVFSPLKILIKIHRGLSKSLKLKIVDDYLVSYKKKE, from the coding sequence ATATGTCCAAAATGCTTATCAAAAAACACAAAAAAGATTGGTAAAAGAAATGAAATTCAACGTTATCAATGTAATAATTGTGGTAAAAAATTTCAATCAAAAAGAAGACCTGAAAAACTAGAAAATTCTCTTTTCAAAGAGTATGTTTATCATAGACAAACTTTACAAGATTTAGCTACTAAATACAATAAATCTATCCAATGGGTTCATTATAAAATTAAAGAATATCTTCCTATTGCAAAGGTACATAATCCAAGAGCAGTAAATTTAATATGTGATGCAACTTTCTATGGTAAGAGAAAAGATAAGTTGGGTACTTTAGTTTTTATGGATAGTATCACTCATGAGATATTAATTTGGAAACATATACAAACAGAAAGAGTAGATGATTATAAATACTTACTTGTTGAATTATTGAATCTAGGATATACAATTTTATCTGTAACAATATATGGTAAGAGAGGTGTTAACAGCGTATTTAAAGATTATCCAGTACAAATGTGTCATTTCCATCAGAAACGTATTATTCAAAGATATATAACATTACATCCAAAACTAGAAGCTAGCCAAGAGTTAAAGAAAATTATGACTAGATTAAAATATAGTGATGAGAATAGATTTACAAAAGCATTGGATATTTGGTATATAAAATATAAATCTTTTTTAGATGAAATTACTATTCATCCTGATAGTCAAAAAAGTTCATATACTCATAAAAAACTTGTAGCTGCTTATCGTAGTATTAGAAATAATTTACCATATCTTTTTACCTATAAAAATTATAAGAAATTAAATCTTTCAAATACAACAAATTTAATTGAGGGTGGAGTATTTTCTCCATTGAAAATATTAATAAAAATACATAGAGGTTTGAGTAAAAGTTTGAAGTTAAAGATTGTTGATGATTACTTAGTTAGCTATAAGAAAAAAGAATAA
- the rpmJ gene encoding 50S ribosomal protein L36 translates to MKVRASVKKMCDKCKVIKRRGIVRVICENKKHKQRQG, encoded by the coding sequence ATGAAAGTAAGAGCTTCAGTTAAAAAAATGTGTGATAAATGTAAAGTTATCAAAAGAAGAGGTATCGTAAGAGTAATCTGCGAAAACAAAAAACATAAACAAAGACAAGGATAA